A stretch of the Asticcacaulis sp. ZE23SCel15 genome encodes the following:
- a CDS encoding complex I NDUFA9 subunit family protein — MAELVTIFGGSGFVGKQVVRALAKQGWRIRVAVRKPTVAYDLKPAGDVGQIQVVRCDVRKEADIDRALEGASAVINLVGILYQSGGQSFDALHRQASATIAQKAAALGIKRFVQMSAIGADPASSSKYAASKGQAEAAVLKAIPTATIVRPSVIFGPQDGFFTSLAYQTKMFPFMPSIGGGKTKFQPVYIGDVAQAFATIMSSDTHFGKTYELGGPKVYSFNDVVKYVGQEVMAPKPLIYMPFFLASAIGIGGDLMAAFGLPPLVTTDQVLLLQKDNVVGAQASGLKALGVAPTAVELVVPGYLWRFRKNGQFAVAVS, encoded by the coding sequence ATGGCGGAATTGGTCACGATCTTCGGTGGTTCGGGCTTTGTGGGCAAGCAGGTGGTGCGGGCCTTAGCCAAGCAGGGCTGGCGCATCCGTGTGGCGGTGCGTAAACCGACCGTCGCTTATGACCTTAAACCGGCCGGTGACGTGGGGCAGATTCAGGTTGTGCGCTGCGATGTGCGCAAAGAGGCCGATATTGACCGCGCGCTTGAGGGTGCCTCTGCGGTGATCAATCTGGTGGGTATTTTATATCAATCTGGCGGGCAAAGCTTTGATGCCCTGCACCGTCAGGCGTCGGCGACGATTGCCCAAAAGGCGGCGGCTCTGGGTATCAAGCGCTTTGTGCAGATGTCGGCGATTGGTGCTGATCCGGCATCATCATCGAAATATGCCGCCTCAAAAGGGCAGGCCGAAGCCGCGGTGCTTAAGGCCATTCCGACCGCCACCATTGTTCGCCCCAGCGTGATCTTCGGCCCGCAGGACGGTTTTTTTACCTCGCTGGCCTATCAGACCAAGATGTTCCCGTTCATGCCGTCGATCGGTGGCGGCAAGACGAAATTCCAGCCGGTCTATATTGGCGATGTCGCGCAAGCCTTTGCGACGATCATGTCGTCGGATACGCATTTTGGCAAAACCTATGAACTGGGTGGCCCCAAGGTCTATAGCTTCAATGACGTCGTTAAATATGTCGGTCAGGAAGTCATGGCGCCCAAGCCACTCATATACATGCCGTTCTTTTTGGCCAGCGCCATTGGGATCGGCGGGGATCTGATGGCGGCCTTTGGTCTGCCGCCGCTGGTGACGACCGATCAGGTGCTGCTGTTGCAAAAGGATAATGTTGTGGGCGCGCAGGCGTCGGGTCTTAAGGCCTTGGGTGTCGCACCTACGGCGGTGGAATTGGTGGTGCCGGGCTATCTGTGGCGCTTCCGCAAGAACGGCCAGTTTGCCGTGGCCGTCAGCTAA
- a CDS encoding helix-turn-helix domain-containing protein, whose amino-acid sequence MTTSTPAPQNPPKLAYRIDEAVRATGLGRSFLYERMAEGSLKSVKIGGRRLILQDDLMAFLRGAQVVAPDAASHPISQLSSGAKAS is encoded by the coding sequence ATGACAACATCGACACCAGCGCCGCAAAACCCGCCGAAGCTGGCCTATCGTATTGATGAAGCCGTCAGGGCTACTGGCCTGGGCCGATCATTTCTATATGAACGTATGGCCGAGGGATCGCTCAAGTCCGTCAAGATCGGCGGAAGGCGGTTGATTCTTCAGGACGATCTCATGGCGTTTCTAAGAGGGGCTCAGGTCGTTGCACCCGATGCCGCGTCGCATCCTATTTCACAACTGTCGTCGGGAGCTAAAGCATCCTAG
- a CDS encoding integrase arm-type DNA-binding domain-containing protein: MALSDIEVRTAKPKNGKASKLFDEHGLFLSLPPTGAKLWRFRYKVAGKEKLLALGAYPTVSLKEARARRDDARRLLSEGTDPGADKKRKAIAAKISAANTFKALADEFIDKLEQEGLAEVTVAKQRWLVSLLDSAIGDRPVTEIEPFEVLSVLKYIEKQGKHETAKRARAFASRVFRYAIITSRAKLNPAADLGMALVSKKAKHHAALHDPGDVGGLLRAIDEYSGHVSTRLALRTPAPCLCAAGRVTTHGVGRNRF, encoded by the coding sequence ATGGCACTTTCAGACATCGAAGTTCGCACTGCCAAACCTAAGAACGGCAAGGCTTCCAAGCTATTTGATGAGCACGGATTGTTCCTTTCCCTGCCGCCCACCGGAGCAAAGCTGTGGCGCTTCCGTTATAAGGTCGCTGGCAAGGAAAAACTCCTCGCCCTGGGTGCATATCCAACCGTAAGCCTAAAAGAAGCCCGCGCCCGTCGGGACGATGCACGCCGCCTTCTTAGCGAAGGTACTGATCCTGGGGCGGATAAGAAGCGCAAGGCCATCGCGGCCAAGATTTCGGCTGCCAACACCTTCAAGGCTTTGGCCGACGAATTCATTGATAAACTTGAGCAGGAAGGGCTGGCGGAGGTTACGGTCGCTAAACAGCGCTGGCTAGTTTCCCTGCTGGACAGCGCGATCGGCGATCGCCCGGTGACCGAGATCGAACCTTTTGAAGTCTTGTCAGTTCTCAAATACATCGAAAAGCAGGGGAAACATGAAACGGCCAAGCGCGCCCGCGCCTTTGCCTCCCGCGTGTTCCGGTACGCCATCATTACAAGCCGTGCCAAGCTTAACCCGGCGGCTGATCTAGGCATGGCGTTGGTTAGCAAAAAGGCCAAGCATCACGCAGCGCTTCACGATCCGGGTGACGTCGGAGGGTTGCTGAGAGCAATTGACGAATATTCTGGGCATGTCTCCACCCGTTTAGCGCTGAGAACTCCTGCCCCATGTCTTTGTGCGGCCGGGAGAGTTACGACACATGGAGTGGGTCGAAATCGATTTTGA
- a CDS encoding site-specific integrase gives MEWVEIDFEKSVWRIPSGKMKMRSEHVVPLSRQSIAILLEAKQHHINGLYVFPAVSTWQRPMSENTLNAGLRRLGYTNDEMTSHGFRSTASTLLNKSGLWSSDAIERSLAHKDSNSVRGIYHRGAHWKERVDMAQWWSDYLDALKTAG, from the coding sequence ATGGAGTGGGTCGAAATCGATTTTGAAAAATCTGTCTGGCGCATTCCCTCGGGTAAAATGAAAATGCGCAGCGAACATGTCGTTCCCCTATCGCGGCAATCGATTGCTATCCTACTAGAAGCTAAACAGCACCACATCAATGGTCTATATGTCTTTCCGGCGGTTAGCACCTGGCAGCGGCCTATGTCGGAAAATACTCTAAATGCGGGGCTTCGCAGGCTCGGCTACACTAATGATGAAATGACGTCTCACGGCTTTCGTAGTACGGCGAGTACACTCCTCAATAAATCAGGGCTTTGGTCATCTGATGCCATTGAACGCTCGCTCGCCCACAAAGATTCAAACTCCGTCCGAGGCATTTATCACCGTGGTGCACACTGGAAAGAGCGTGTGGATATGGCGCAATGGTGGTCCGATTACCTGGATGCCCTTAAAACGGCAGGCTAG
- a CDS encoding N-6 DNA methylase, whose translation MYDNAFNQIERDLRAEEGVASELDYVEQTSWVLFLKYLHDLESERKDRAELDGETYSPIITGEFQWDRWAAPKTNGAFDHNAALTGDDLIAFVNDRLFPYLGKFKASATGPKTIEYKIGEIFSELRNKFRSGYILRDVLGQIDSLSFNTQAQRHELSQLYETRIRRMGNAGRNGGEYYTPRPLIRAMIKVTDPKIGETVYDGAVGSAGFLCEAYDYMRQGNLRAIDYETLQYNTFYGQEKKGLAYIIGIMNMILHGIQAPNLIHTNSLNENVLDIQEKDRHHVILANPPFGGGERKEVQQNFPIRTGETAYLFLQHFIRKLKAGGRAAVVIKNTFLSNSDQASVALRKELLETCDLHTILDCPQGTFQGAGVKTVVLFFEKGAATRQTWFYQLDPGRSMGKTNPLNDDDMRDFIDKQKTKADSPQSWTVLRSALDDATFDLSVKNPFAPEKEALRTPQKIIDDMLARDAETAEILETIRRLL comes from the coding sequence ATGTACGATAATGCCTTTAACCAGATCGAGCGTGACCTGCGTGCCGAAGAAGGGGTCGCCAGCGAACTGGATTACGTCGAACAGACGTCATGGGTGCTGTTCCTGAAATACCTGCATGACCTTGAATCCGAGCGTAAAGACCGCGCCGAGCTGGACGGTGAGACCTATAGCCCAATCATAACCGGTGAGTTTCAGTGGGACCGCTGGGCCGCGCCGAAAACAAATGGCGCGTTCGACCATAACGCCGCCCTGACCGGCGATGACCTGATTGCCTTCGTCAATGACCGGCTGTTCCCCTATCTGGGTAAGTTCAAGGCGTCAGCGACCGGGCCAAAGACGATCGAGTATAAGATCGGTGAGATCTTCAGCGAACTGCGCAACAAATTCCGCTCAGGCTACATTCTGCGCGACGTGCTGGGGCAGATCGACAGCCTGTCCTTCAACACACAGGCCCAGCGCCACGAACTGTCGCAGCTCTATGAGACCCGCATCCGGCGCATGGGTAATGCGGGCCGAAACGGCGGTGAATACTATACTCCGCGCCCGCTGATCCGGGCGATGATCAAGGTGACCGACCCGAAGATTGGCGAGACCGTCTATGATGGTGCCGTAGGTTCTGCGGGCTTTTTGTGCGAAGCCTATGACTACATGCGTCAGGGTAACCTGCGCGCCATCGACTATGAGACCCTGCAATATAACACCTTTTACGGGCAGGAGAAAAAGGGGCTGGCCTATATTATCGGGATCATGAACATGATCCTGCACGGCATCCAAGCGCCGAACCTGATCCACACCAATAGCTTAAATGAAAACGTGCTGGATATTCAGGAAAAGGATCGCCACCACGTCATTCTGGCCAATCCGCCCTTTGGTGGCGGTGAGCGCAAGGAGGTGCAGCAAAACTTCCCCATCCGCACCGGAGAAACCGCCTATCTGTTCCTGCAACACTTTATCCGTAAGCTCAAAGCCGGCGGGCGGGCGGCGGTGGTCATCAAGAATACCTTCCTGAGTAACAGTGATCAGGCCAGCGTGGCCTTGCGCAAAGAACTGCTGGAAACCTGCGACCTGCATACCATCCTTGACTGTCCGCAGGGCACGTTTCAGGGCGCGGGCGTCAAGACGGTCGTGCTGTTTTTCGAGAAAGGGGCCGCGACCCGCCAGACATGGTTTTATCAGCTCGATCCGGGCCGCAGCATGGGTAAGACCAACCCGCTCAATGACGACGACATGCGCGATTTTATCGATAAGCAAAAGACCAAGGCCGACAGTCCGCAAAGCTGGACCGTCCTGCGGTCGGCGCTGGATGACGCGACCTTTGATCTGTCGGTGAAAAACCCGTTTGCACCAGAAAAAGAAGCCTTGCGCACCCCGCAGAAAATTATCGACGATATGCTGGCCCGCGATGCCGAAACGGCGGAGATTTTAGAGACCATCCGGAGGCTACTGTGA
- a CDS encoding restriction endonuclease subunit S, translating into MKPGWEVVKVGDVCELNTGGTPSRAKPEYFEGGEIKWLVSGDVHQKEIFDCEGRITKEGMNNSNARYLPINSIVIALNGQGKTRGTVAILRTMATCNQSVVSINPNSHSQLLPEYLYFNLHGRYKEIRHITGDAGNERRGLNMPLLRQISIPLPPLEEQQRIVAILNQALEGLNRSRANAEANLQNARDLFEASVSACLKNAEDNTDNRLKLGDIASFRNGLNFSQSSKGQVVKIVGVGDFKDNFYVPVDDLSEITLDGTLQQEDQLQAGDLVAVRSNGNKALIGRTMVVPYLSELAAFSGFTIRIRLNTDELLPEYLCEQMKTKAMRERMSASGGGSNISNLNQKMLAELPILVPELTVQTSTLSQLEKIRSDLNILLSSYRSKLQDLDDLRQSLLHKAFAGELT; encoded by the coding sequence GTGAAACCGGGGTGGGAAGTGGTTAAGGTTGGTGATGTCTGTGAGCTAAATACGGGCGGAACGCCTAGCCGCGCTAAGCCAGAGTACTTTGAAGGTGGTGAAATAAAATGGCTAGTGTCAGGTGATGTCCACCAAAAGGAAATCTTTGACTGCGAGGGTCGCATCACCAAAGAAGGAATGAATAATTCCAATGCCCGTTACTTGCCAATAAATTCAATTGTTATTGCATTGAATGGTCAAGGTAAAACGCGTGGAACGGTAGCTATTCTGCGTACAATGGCCACCTGCAACCAATCAGTTGTTAGTATAAATCCCAACTCTCACTCTCAGCTATTGCCGGAATACCTCTACTTCAATTTACACGGACGATATAAAGAAATTCGCCATATTACAGGCGATGCTGGCAACGAACGACGCGGTTTAAACATGCCGTTGTTAAGACAAATATCTATCCCATTGCCCCCGTTGGAAGAGCAACAGCGTATTGTGGCTATCCTGAATCAAGCCCTTGAGGGGCTGAACCGCTCCCGCGCCAACGCCGAAGCCAATCTCCAAAATGCACGGGACTTGTTTGAAGCCTCTGTCTCGGCCTGTCTCAAAAACGCAGAAGATAACACCGATAATCGGCTTAAGCTTGGGGATATTGCGAGTTTCCGTAATGGGTTGAACTTTAGCCAATCGAGCAAAGGACAGGTAGTTAAGATTGTTGGGGTTGGTGACTTTAAAGATAATTTTTACGTGCCCGTCGATGATCTGTCAGAAATAACTTTAGACGGGACGTTACAACAAGAAGATCAGTTGCAGGCGGGTGATTTGGTAGCTGTGCGTTCGAATGGAAACAAGGCGCTTATTGGCAGAACAATGGTGGTGCCATATTTGAGCGAGCTCGCAGCATTTTCTGGTTTTACTATACGCATACGTTTGAACACTGATGAATTGCTCCCCGAATATCTTTGCGAACAAATGAAAACAAAAGCGATGCGTGAGCGAATGTCGGCCAGTGGTGGTGGCTCAAATATTAGCAATCTGAACCAGAAAATGCTCGCGGAATTGCCGATTTTAGTGCCAGAATTAACAGTGCAAACGTCCACGCTAAGTCAGTTAGAGAAAATTAGATCAGATTTGAACATTTTGTTGAGTTCTTATCGTTCTAAACTCCAAGATCTTGACGACCTGCGCCAATCTTTGCTGCATAAGGCCTTTGCGGGCGAACTGACCTGA
- a CDS encoding endonuclease NucS domain-containing protein, which translates to MTTLFKVQNGSLIPAQRKPLSRETLIQDWVEKDPQLLGLDAILLGREVQTAHGNKIDLLAMDADGGLVIIELKKSRTPREIVAQLLDYASWVRTLTTPDVYALVEKYRPNDKLTLLYQNHFQERLPEQLNTSHSMLIVASELDPASKRIVEYLSEEYKVAINTAFFNVFESDGQEWVTTDFLLEQAEVEERSEQRIRPPWSGYYFVNVGDGPSRSWEDMRRYGFVAAGGGEFYSKRLDQLSEGDQVFAYQKGCGYVGFGVVTSKKVPVTQFETPGGLLIDQPLKEPNLKHDADNPVTAEYAVGVDWKRTLPFSEAKRFPGAFANQNIVCKLRDPATVDFLVQEFGLST; encoded by the coding sequence ATGACTACTTTATTTAAGGTTCAAAACGGGAGCCTCATACCGGCCCAGCGAAAGCCGCTGTCGCGGGAGACGTTGATTCAGGATTGGGTCGAGAAAGACCCTCAACTGCTGGGCTTGGACGCCATCCTTCTGGGGCGCGAGGTTCAGACCGCGCACGGAAACAAAATTGACCTCCTGGCAATGGACGCCGACGGCGGTCTGGTCATTATAGAACTGAAGAAAAGCCGGACACCACGGGAAATCGTAGCGCAGTTGCTTGACTATGCGTCGTGGGTGCGAACGCTTACGACGCCGGATGTCTATGCCTTGGTTGAGAAATACCGGCCGAACGATAAGCTGACTTTGCTGTATCAAAACCACTTTCAGGAGCGCTTGCCAGAACAACTGAACACCTCGCATTCCATGCTGATTGTAGCCAGTGAGCTTGATCCGGCTTCCAAGCGCATCGTTGAATACCTGTCTGAGGAATACAAGGTTGCGATCAATACCGCCTTTTTTAATGTGTTTGAATCTGACGGTCAGGAATGGGTGACCACGGACTTTCTGCTCGAACAGGCGGAGGTCGAAGAGCGCTCAGAACAGCGCATTCGTCCGCCTTGGTCGGGGTATTATTTTGTCAACGTCGGCGACGGTCCGTCGCGTTCCTGGGAAGATATGCGGCGGTACGGATTTGTTGCCGCTGGGGGAGGTGAGTTTTACTCGAAACGTCTGGATCAGCTCAGCGAGGGCGATCAGGTTTTTGCCTATCAAAAGGGCTGTGGCTACGTCGGCTTCGGGGTTGTCACATCTAAAAAAGTACCGGTCACCCAATTCGAAACACCCGGCGGTTTGCTCATAGATCAGCCCTTGAAGGAACCTAACCTTAAACACGACGCTGATAACCCGGTCACAGCGGAATATGCGGTCGGCGTAGATTGGAAGCGCACCTTGCCATTTTCAGAAGCCAAGCGTTTCCCTGGCGCCTTCGCCAATCAGAATATCGTTTGCAAACTGCGTGATCCCGCAACCGTGGATTTCCTAGTTCAGGAGTTCGGGCTCTCAACATAG
- the hsdR gene encoding EcoAI/FtnUII family type I restriction enzme subunit R: MIHDETESETRADRIDPVLRAAGWGVVEGSRVRREVICPGRILSGNRRGKSLSCDYVLIYRGHKLATIEAKRAGLSHREGVGQTKDYAMRLNARFAYATNGLNWYQIDRATGHEGDMATAFPTPDELWEKVYPLHNNWRDRFGAVEFETDGGKWDPRYYQHRAITAVLDAIAENKRRILLTLATGTGKTSIAFQIAWKLFQSKWNLSREPVRRPRILFLADRNILADQAYNSFSGFDTDALTRINPAAIAKNKGRVPKNASVFFTIFQTFMTGDSEPLYKQYPPDFFDFIIIDECHRGGAKDESEWRAILEYFEPAAQLGLTATPKRKHNADTYAYFGEPVYTYALKEGIEDGFLTPFKVRQMASTIDEYIYDGSDELLSGEVEEGERFSEGDFNTRIIIEDRELSRVKEFMSQVDQRQKAIVFCATQDHAALIRDLINQVKTSTNPDYCHRVTANDGAIGEAHLRAFQDNDKTIPTILTTSQKLSTGVDARNVRHIVLMRPVKSMIEFKQIIGRGTRTFEDKAFFTIWDFVKAHENFQDPEWDGEPLEPVVPGPRGPRMPGEPEPEEPFDGGDGGDDAGPTEKIVIKLADGKDRHIRFIATTTYWGPDGHPMTAAQFLQRLFGDLSGMIPDEDALRAAWSNPDRREQFLEQLSDRGYDHDKLDDMRRLIDARDSDLFDVLAYILFTHAPVTRQQRARTTETLGLKAVDGELKNLLVSILRAYVTNGEGELGTKKLGNYLIARYGSVAEGKARLGDLTAIKAAYVGLQETLYSI, translated from the coding sequence ATGATTCACGACGAGACCGAGTCTGAGACGCGCGCTGACCGCATCGACCCCGTATTGCGGGCCGCCGGATGGGGCGTGGTCGAAGGCTCACGGGTGCGGCGTGAGGTCATCTGTCCGGGGCGAATCCTGAGCGGCAACAGACGCGGCAAATCTTTAAGTTGCGACTATGTGCTGATCTATCGCGGCCATAAGCTGGCGACCATTGAGGCCAAGCGCGCGGGCCTGTCGCACCGTGAAGGGGTGGGGCAGACTAAGGACTATGCGATGCGGCTTAATGCCCGTTTCGCCTACGCCACCAACGGCCTCAACTGGTATCAGATCGATCGCGCCACCGGCCATGAAGGCGACATGGCCACGGCCTTTCCGACGCCGGATGAGCTGTGGGAAAAGGTCTATCCGCTCCACAACAACTGGCGCGACCGTTTTGGGGCCGTCGAATTTGAAACCGACGGCGGCAAGTGGGACCCGCGCTATTACCAGCACCGGGCCATTACGGCGGTACTTGACGCCATTGCCGAAAACAAGCGCCGCATCCTGCTGACGCTGGCGACCGGCACGGGTAAGACCTCAATTGCCTTTCAGATTGCGTGGAAGCTGTTTCAATCCAAATGGAACCTGAGCCGCGAACCTGTGCGCCGCCCGCGCATCCTGTTTCTGGCCGACCGAAATATTCTGGCCGATCAGGCCTATAACTCGTTTTCGGGCTTTGACACCGACGCCCTGACGCGGATCAATCCGGCGGCCATCGCCAAAAACAAAGGTCGGGTGCCGAAAAATGCCAGCGTGTTTTTCACAATTTTCCAGACCTTTATGACCGGTGATAGTGAGCCGCTCTATAAGCAGTATCCACCTGATTTTTTTGATTTTATCATCATCGACGAATGTCACCGCGGCGGGGCCAAGGATGAAAGCGAATGGCGGGCCATTCTTGAATATTTTGAACCGGCAGCGCAGCTTGGCCTGACCGCCACGCCCAAACGCAAACATAATGCCGACACCTACGCCTACTTCGGTGAGCCGGTCTATACCTATGCCCTGAAGGAAGGGATCGAGGACGGGTTTCTTACGCCGTTCAAGGTGCGCCAGATGGCCAGCACCATCGATGAATATATCTATGACGGCTCGGACGAGCTTTTGAGCGGTGAGGTCGAAGAAGGGGAACGGTTCAGCGAAGGAGATTTCAACACCCGCATCATCATCGAAGACCGCGAACTGAGCCGCGTCAAAGAGTTTATGAGCCAGGTCGATCAGCGGCAAAAGGCGATTGTATTCTGCGCCACGCAAGATCATGCCGCCCTGATCCGTGATCTGATCAATCAGGTGAAGACCAGCACCAACCCTGACTATTGCCACCGGGTGACGGCCAATGACGGAGCAATTGGCGAAGCGCACCTGCGGGCGTTTCAGGATAACGATAAGACTATTCCGACCATCCTGACCACCTCTCAGAAACTGTCGACCGGGGTCGATGCGCGCAATGTCCGCCATATCGTACTGATGCGGCCGGTGAAATCGATGATCGAATTCAAACAGATTATCGGACGCGGCACCCGCACCTTTGAGGACAAGGCCTTTTTCACCATCTGGGATTTCGTCAAGGCGCACGAGAATTTTCAGGACCCGGAATGGGACGGTGAGCCGCTGGAGCCGGTCGTGCCCGGCCCACGCGGACCACGGATGCCGGGTGAACCTGAACCGGAGGAACCGTTTGATGGGGGTGACGGCGGAGACGATGCCGGTCCGACCGAAAAGATCGTCATCAAACTGGCCGATGGCAAAGACCGACATATCCGCTTTATCGCCACCACGACCTATTGGGGGCCGGACGGGCACCCGATGACGGCGGCGCAGTTCCTGCAACGGCTGTTTGGTGATCTGTCGGGCATGATACCGGACGAAGACGCCCTAAGAGCCGCGTGGAGTAATCCGGACAGACGCGAACAGTTTCTGGAACAGCTTTCTGATCGCGGTTATGATCACGATAAGCTGGATGATATGCGCCGCCTGATCGACGCCAGGGATTCCGACTTGTTTGACGTGCTGGCCTATATTCTGTTCACGCATGCGCCGGTTACCCGCCAGCAACGGGCCAGGACGACCGAAACGCTGGGGCTTAAGGCGGTCGATGGTGAGTTGAAAAATCTGCTGGTGTCGATACTGCGGGCTTACGTGACCAACGGCGAAGGCGAACTGGGCACCAAAAAGCTTGGCAACTACCTGATCGCCCGCTACGGCAGCGTGGCCGAGGGCAAGGCCAGATTGGGTGACCTTACGGCTATCAAGGCGGCGTATGTTGGCCTGCAAGAAACGCTCTATTCTATTTAG
- a CDS encoding CopG family transcriptional regulator, with translation MKPRHHLYLDDELTDELERLAAKPGASKSAIVSDALRQYLHNRGGNAQDQAVLKRLDRISQQCGQNRKDLEMLQEALTQFVHVYLLLTANVASPDETARKVAQIRFDNYIDRVGQGG, from the coding sequence ATGAAGCCCCGCCACCACCTCTATCTTGATGACGAACTGACCGATGAACTGGAGCGACTGGCCGCAAAGCCGGGTGCGTCGAAGTCCGCTATCGTGTCTGATGCGCTAAGGCAGTACCTCCACAACCGGGGCGGCAATGCGCAGGATCAGGCCGTACTCAAACGACTTGACCGGATCAGCCAGCAATGCGGTCAGAACCGCAAAGACCTAGAAATGCTGCAAGAGGCTCTGACCCAGTTTGTCCATGTCTATCTGCTGCTGACCGCCAATGTGGCAAGCCCGGATGAGACGGCCCGCAAAGTGGCCCAAATCAGGTTCGACAACTACATCGACCGTGTCGGCCAAGGGGGCTGA